GCGTCAGCTGGTGCGATTTGCTGCTGTCGCTTTTGGCGTTCGGCCATCCAGAAACAAACCAGTTCGATGACTACTAATAGTTATAGCCAGATGTACTAATACACAacaaatcacagtcctgcagagGGGCGCGCAAATGAGTTCCTATTTTGTGAATCCCACTTTCCCCGGGAGCCTGCCCAGCGGCCAGGACTCCTTCTTGGGCCAGCTGCCCCTCTACCCGGCCGGCTATGACGCGCTGAGGCCCTTCCCGGCCTCGTACGGGGCGTCGAGCCTCCCGGACAAGACGTACACCTCACCTTGTTTCTACCAACAGTCCAACTCGGTCCTGGCCTGCAACCGGGCGTCCTACGAGTACGGGGCCTCGTGCTTCTATTCTGATAAGGACCTCAGTGGCGCCTCGCCCTCGGGCAGTGGCAAGCAGAGGGGCCCCGGGGACTACCTGCACTTTTCTCCCGAGCAGCAGTACAAACCCGACAGCAGCAGCGTGCCGGGCAAAGC
This genomic stretch from Mustela erminea isolate mMusErm1 chromosome 11, mMusErm1.Pri, whole genome shotgun sequence harbors:
- the HOXA6 gene encoding homeobox protein Hox-A6 isoform X3, encoding MSSYFVNPTFPGSLPSGQDSFLGQLPLYPAGYDALRPFPASYGASSLPDKTYTSPCFYQQSNSVLACNRASYEYGASCFYSDKDLSGASPSGSGKQRGPGDYLHFSPEQQYKPDSSSVPGKALHDEGTDRKYTSPVYPWMQRMNSCVGAVYGSHGRRGRQTYTRYQTLELEKEFHFNRYLTRRRRIEIANALCLTERQIKIWFQNRRMKWKKENKLINSTQPSGEDAEAKAGE